A single genomic interval of Hydractinia symbiolongicarpus strain clone_291-10 chromosome 8, HSymV2.1, whole genome shotgun sequence harbors:
- the LOC130654172 gene encoding uncharacterized protein LOC130654172, whose amino-acid sequence MALISELRRSLFNIPAGKKVCRSLFGTVDHDEIKADLKKEYNEHIQIKTKLWNFDFERNIPKNKENGLKWVACPTKVAEYTVKPGVSLITAFLEEEKVAKNSLTHEERHLSLSPNSVSEGLRSRLEENNTKEDKSKVIDEDCRIVRIVNTSPTRPRLHRSNLNDIVTRTVLSTTNMLSCGGKRKRDSQPRIDDFMKKKKPRVSMDLSQKSLRKDISPISRRLRSSPSTQVSV is encoded by the exons ATGGCACTTATAAGTGAATTGAGACGTTCTTTGTTCAATATTCCTGCTGGAAAAAAAGTTTGTCGTAGTTTATTTGGGACTGTCGATCATGATGAAATAAAAGCAgacttaaaaaaagaatataacgAACACATACAAATAAAGACAAAGTTATGGAACTTTGACTTTGAACGTAACATACCAAAGAATAAAGAAAATGGACTTAAATGGGTTGCTTGTCCAACTAAAGTAGCCGAGTATACTGTAAAGCCTGGAGTTAGTTTAATCACAGCATTTTTAGAAGAGGAAAAAGTCGCAAAAAATAGTTTGACGCATGAAGAAAGACATCTTTCCTTGAGCCCAAATTCAGTTTCTGAAGGGTTAAGATCAAGACTTGAAGAGAATAATACTAAAGAAGATAAGAGCAAAGTGATTGACGAAGATTGTAGAATTGTACGTATTGTTAACACCTCCCCAACTCGTCCTCGGTTACATCGGTCAAACCTGAACGACATTGTGACTCGTACAGTGCTTTCTACGACGAACATGTTATCCTGTGGTGGAAAAAGAAAACGAGATTCTCAGCCTCGTATTGATG ATtttatgaagaaaaagaaaccTCGCGTATCAATGGATCTATCCCAGAAATCTTTACGAAAAGATATCTCTCCTATTTCAAGACGACTACGGTCATCACCCTCAACTCAG GTTTCCGTATAG